The Sulfoacidibacillus ferrooxidans nucleotide sequence GTATTAAATTCGTTATGGATCATGCACAATTGACCGCAACAACTCTTGACCAAACATATGAACTGATCGATAGCCACCGACACGATAAGGAAATTATTCTTGCCGCAGACAGACGGACAGTCCTGTCAGGAGGATTGTGGACGCTCAAGGAAAAATTGATGGATGCAGGGGCAAGACCCATTACGACGCTCTTGGTGGATATTAGCGGCGATGCTGTCGATGAAGACACACCATACGGACCACTCGATACTTTGCTTAATTTTGATATCAACTTGGTTACCCGAAGCCTCTACCCTGCTGTCGATCCTATAACGTCCACATCCTCTCTTCTTGAGGGAGCACAATTGGAATTAACGCATATAACAATTCAACAACGTGCGAGAAAATTGCTCCGACGTTACAAAGAATTACGTGCTTTGGTATCTGCGTGGGGGATAGAGCGGCTATCTGACTCAGATAAAACTACGTACCATCGTGGAGAACGCTTGGAGGCTTATTTGTCACAGCCATTTTATGTGGCTGAACCATTTACAAAACGTCTTGGAATCTCTGTTTCACTGGATGATACACTTAACGATACCCGCAGGATTTTAGATGGTGTGGTGGATGAGCACACAGTTGAACAATTTCTATACCTTGGTGAACTTAATTTCTGATTATCTAATTCAAGTATCAAATAGGTCCACCCTGGAGTCTGTTGTAAACGACTCTGGGGTGGATTTATTAGTTTTATCCAGCGAACGCAAACAGTCTTATTGCTCATACCTGCCCAATAACAGAATAGTAATACAAATTTGGCTGTGCATTTTCATACATCATCCAATAGGATGTGTCAACTATCAACCTCATTTAGTCCAGTCTTCGACGCGCAATCCTTTGA carries:
- a CDS encoding helix-turn-helix domain-containing protein, giving the protein MDDDIRLNVPLLRRRVPNLTTVAKASGLRPATVSNLCTGKISLAKAEVRTLVTLATLAGCTLDELVIRGGGITMMESGIKVLDLFAPLVRGGTVGLVARSNMGQLVLVQELFHRFSQRNYVTVFWSPFTAEELGDDDIHKGIKFVMDHAQLTATTLDQTYELIDSHRHDKEIILAADRRTVLSGGLWTLKEKLMDAGARPITTLLVDISGDAVDEDTPYGPLDTLLNFDINLVTRSLYPAVDPITSTSSLLEGAQLELTHITIQQRARKLLRRYKELRALVSAWGIERLSDSDKTTYHRGERLEAYLSQPFYVAEPFTKRLGISVSLDDTLNDTRRILDGVVDEHTVEQFLYLGELNF